From the Mahella australiensis 50-1 BON genome, the window CAAGCAAAGCATTGGCCCAACGCTCTAGCTTATGATAATCATAATTCATCATAAATACCATGGCCGCAAAACCCAGGACCGCCCACATTAACTGGCGTTTGAAAAAATAATATCCGTCGTTGTAAGTATCGACAGCGTAGTTATAACTGGCGCTGAATACCATTACTATGCCTATACTTACAAGCAATAATACCGAAAATAATATAGGATAATCACAAGCTTTTTTAGGCAATGCGCCTACCTCCTCAATTTTCTGACTGCCTCTTTGAATACCATCCCGCGTTGTTCGAAATTATCAAACATATCCCAACTGGCGCAAGCCGGCGATAGTAAAATGCAATCACCTGCTGATGATAAATGCCATGCCTGCTCTACAGCCTCTTGCAAAGAGTGTACTTTGTATATGTTGTCAAATCCCATACGTCGGGCCGCAGAAGCTATTTGATCGGCCGTCTCGCCCAGCAACACCAACGCCTTGACTTTACTGTCAAATGCCTCTATAAAGCCGGTGAAATCGGCATGTTTATCCATACCACCAGCTATTAGTATTATAGGACCGTCTACCGCTTCTATGGCTTTAACGGCAGCATCGGGATTGGTGCCTTTAGAATCATTTATAAACCGCACGCCGTCTATTTCATCGACAAACTCTATGCGGTGCTCCACACCTTCAAATGTACGCAAACCTTGCGCTATAACATCAGGCCCTATCCCCATAGCATAAGCAATGGCAGCCGATGCCAAAGCATTCTCCAAATTGTGCTTGCCCGGTATTTTTATGTCATTGACCCGGCATATTTTATCCTCTCTGCTATTAAGCCTGCATATTATATAATTATCTTTTACCATAGCGCCTTCGTCCAGCTCCTGCTTGCGGCTGAAAGGCAGGACATGAGCATTTGGTAATTCTATCAGTTGCCGACACGGTTCATTGTCCATATTGAGCACTACGTAATCGTCCGGTCCCTGATTCATGAAAATCCGACTTTTGATCGCGATATAGTTATCAAATGTGCCGTGACGGTTTAAATGATCCTCCGTTATATTCAATATAGCGCTTACATGTGGCTTGAAATACCTTATGCTTTCCAGCTGAAAGCTGCTTATCTCGGCTACAACCACGTCACCCGGCCCATACTGCTCTATGGCCGATATCATGGGCATACCGATATTTCCGCATACAAATGTATTCACACCTGCCAGTTTGAATATATGGCCGGTCAATGCAGTGGTAGTAGTCTTCCCATTAGTACCGGTAATAGCCGCTATAGGCACGTTGGATAACCTGTAAGCCAGTTCCACTTCACCAATCAATTCTATACCCAATGAGCGGGCTTTTTTTACAAATGGTTTATCAAATGGCACGCCCGGACTGACTATTGCCATATCACATCTTTCCAGCAGTTCATCCGGTTCTGCTCCGAAAGCGTATTCGGCCTTTATGCCTTCCAGTTGGTTCAAAGCATCGCCGAGTTCACATTGTTCTTTTATGTCATTTAATATTATATGAGCACCATGGCGGTATAATACTTTAGCAGCCGCTATACCACTCAAAGCCATACCTATTATCAATATACGTTTATCCTTCAACTCCATTATCCACTACTCCTATATAAACATCGGGTGACGGTTTAAAATGCCAATATGGCTATGAGGTTCAGCACGATAGCCGCCATAGTGAAAAACGCCACCACCCTGCCCTCCGGCATGCCTGACAGCTCAAAATGGTGGTGTATCGGTGTCATTTTGAATATGCGTTTACCACCAGTCAGCTTAAAATATACCACCTGCAATATTACAGACACGGCCTCGGCAACGTATATGCCACCCATTATAATCAGAAAAAGCGGTGACCTGGATATTACCGCCATAGCAGCCACAGCCCCTCCTAATGCCATGGAGCCTGTATCACCCATAAACACTTTGGCCGGATGAGTATTGAAAAGTAAAAATCCCAGGCAGCCACCGGCTACAGCCCCCGCATATACGGCCATATTGTGCATATTCACTGCTACATACGCCTGACCCTGTGCGCTCTCTATGGTACCAAATGCGTTATATATCAGGGCGAAAGTCGCAGCTACTACCAGGGTAACGCTGGCAGCGAGGCCATCAATGCCATCTGTAAGGTTTACGCTGTTGGTTGTTCCCACCACCACAAATACCGTAATTGGTATAAACAACCAGCCGAGGTTCCATTGAGTTTCAGAAAATGGTATACGCCACGCCGTGCCTATGTCTGGGTTGTTAGCAGCGTATATAGCAAATATCAGTGCTATACCTATCTGGCCTATCAGCTTTTGATATGCGCGTAAACCGAGCGAACGCCTCATCGCCACCTTTATGAAATCGTCTATAAATCCTATAAGGCCATAGCCCAGTGTAATCAGCACAGCCACCAGCATCATCTCATAATTACCCTGAGCCGCCAAAAAGGCCGCTATAATAATGGCAGGCACCATAAATACTCCGCCCATGGTAGGCGTGCCTGTTTTAGCAAGATGGGTTTTTGGGCCTTCTTCCCTTACAACCTGCCCAAATCTCCAACGTCTCAGCATAGGTATTATTATCGGCCCGCTTATCAGGCATATAATAAAAGCTATTATCACAGCATATATTATATCGCTATGCATTCTTTGCTCCTTCGTCATGCTCTTGCAAGTATTTCACTATTTCATCCATGTGCATGCCATGCGACCCCTTTATCAATATCGCGTCGCCATGCGTTATATGTTCATCCAGCCATGATATGGCATCATCATTAGAATTAAACCGATAGATATTATGTGCGTCCATGCCGGACGCCTCAGCCCCATCGGCTATAAAATGCGCCAGGCGGCCCACTGTTACCAATACGTCTATCCTTTTTTGTGCCACTATGCGTCCCAATTCGGTATGCGCCGTCTCGGCTATCCCTCCCAATTCCAGCATATCTCCCAATACCGCTATTTTTCTGGCGCTGTCTAAATCGCATAGCACTTCTATAGCTGCTCTCATCGAGTCAGGGTTGGCATTATATGTATCGTCTATAAGCTGTATATCCGGGTATATCTGAAACATCCTCAAACGTTGAGGCGTATCGTAAAGGCTCTCTATGCCTGCCTTTATCTGTTTTAACGGTACATTTGCCTCCATTCCAACCAACACCGCAGCCAAGCTGTTATACACATTATGAAAACCGGCTATATTGAGATATATATCCTCTCTTTGGCCATCGGGCAGTACCGCCGTATAACAGTAATAGCCGTTTTTATAAAGCCGTATATTCAAAACCTTGATATCACCTTTACCTCGTGTGCTAAAGTAGAGTACACGACATGGTAAGACGCTATGCAATGTACACAGCAGCGGATCATCACCGTTTAATACAGCAACGTCATTGTCGCCGAAGAAATCAAACAATTCGAGCTTAGCGCGCAATATATTTTGTTGATTGCCCAATTTCTCTATATGTGAAAGGCCTATATTGGTTATGACTCCTATGTGCGGCCGCGCTATGTCTGCAAGGTCGTGTATCTCGCCTAATGCGCTCATGCCCATCTCCAATACGGCATATTGATGATGCGGATTTATATCGAATACAGTAAGCGGCAATCCTATCTGATTATTCAGGTTGCCGCGATTTTTCAATACGTTGTATTTTTGGCTGAGCACGGCATATATAAACTCCTTAGTAGTCGTCTTGCCACTGCTACCGGTTATGGCAACTACCGTAAGGTAAAACATGCGCCTGTAATAAGCCGCCAGGCGTTTGAGCGCCTCAAGCGTATCCTCTACCTTTATTATCGGTATATCCCAATCCGCTGTATCCTTGCTAAGCATCACTGCCGACGCTCCATTTGTCACAGCGTTGTCTATAAAGTCATGGCCGTCATACCGTTCTCCTATCAGGGCAATGAACAATTGACCAGGCTTCACCGTCCTACTGTCGGTGGATACACCGTTTATAATACGCCATTTATCACCGGCAATCAGTTGGCCGCCGGTCGCTTCTATTACCTCGGAAACAGTAAGCTTCACTGCTTTTCGTCCTCCAATAGCTCACGAACTACCTCGCGCTCATCAAAATGTATGGTTTTATCCTTCAATATCTGATACGTCTCATGGCCTTTACCGGCCAACAATAGTATATCATCTTTTCGCGCCGTTTGCAGCCCATATTTTATGGCTTGGCGGCGATTTTCTATAACAATATAAGGGCAGTGAGTTTTGCGTATGCCTTCCTCAATCTGCCTTATAATAGCCATAGGATCCTCGCTTCTTGGATTATCGGATGTCAGTATACAAAAGTCGGCGTACCTGCCGCCTATTTCACCCATTATCGGCCTCTTAGCGGCATCCCTGTCTCCTCCGCAGCCGAATAGCGCTATCACGCGGCCCTTGGCTATATCTTTGACCGATTTCAGTATATTTTCTAAACCATCGGGCGTATGAGCATAATCGATGATAACTGTAAAATCAGTGTCGGTGCCCAGCACTTCAAATCGACCAGGTACGCTCTTGAGTGCTTGCAGGCCCTTCGATATATCATCCGCAGATACGCCCATGGCATAGCATGCTGCTGCTGCCGCCAACGCATTATATACGCTGAAACGGCCGGGTATATTTATTATAACCGGCCTTCTATCGCCGCATATATCAATATCAAAAGTAGAACCTTTAGCATCGCTGAGTATGTTAGAGGCTGTCACATGCGCTTCACGCTCTATTCCATACGTATATACGGTTTTGGAAACAAACATGTCCTTTAGTTTGACACCATAGGAATCGTCTACATTAGTCGCTATAAGCCCGCTATTTTGAAATAATTTTAGCTTAGCAGCAAAATAATCATCCATATTGCTATGGAAGTCCAAATGATCCTCGGTTAAATTGGTAAATATTCCTATATCAAATCGACAACCGGCTACCCTGTTCAATGCCAGCGAATGCGATGAAACCTCCATAACCACGTCCTGTATGCCACCATCGGCCATTTGCCTGAATAAGGCATATAAATCGGACGATTCAGGCGTAGTGCGTTCGGTATGCAGTACCACATCGCCTATCATATTCTGTATGGTACCTATAAGGCCTACCTTTCGCCCGCTTTGCTCCAATATGGATTTGACCATATATGTCACGCTGGTCTTGCCGTTCGTACCAGTCACCCCTATAAGATGCAGCTGCTTATCCGGATAGTCATAAAAGGCACGCGACAAGGCAGCCAACGACAAACGGCTGTCCTCAACCTTTACTACCGATACACCATCGGGCAGTGGAACATCACGGGTTACCACTACAGCTACGGCACCGTTGTCTATAGCTTGGCGTATAAACCGATGTCCATCGGTTTTAAAACCTTCTATTGCTACAAATAAAGACCCCGGCGTGACCTTGCGCGAATCATAGCATATATTTTTTATATCTAAATGAACATCTCCGTTTACAGTATAATACTCTATATCATTTAATAACTTTATCAATTCCATAAAATATTAATCCCCTTCGGTCATGTTTACTATCACCTCAGCGCCCTCTTTGACCTTGGTACCCGCTCTAGGACGCTGATCTATAATCAAGCCATTGCCTTTACCCTGCTCTAATTTTAACCCTATTTTCTCCAGTTCCTCTTCAGCCTCCCTTATAGACAATCCAAATAAATCCGGTACCTCTATATTTCCCCGAGTTTCGCTAAGAGCCTGCTGTGATTCGGTATATAGTATGATTACTGTATTTGACGGCACTTTAGCGCCGGGTTTGGGCATCATATCCACTACTATCGTTCCCTCTCCCGCTATCTCATGAGTAAGACCCGCCTCATCCAGTTTTTTGCTCGCCGCTTCTAATGTCATATTCCTAACATCGGGAACGGTTATAGTTTCAATGGGCTGTTGGCCGTCTATATTTGGTTTTATACCCCAGTAATCGAACGTATCGGATATAATACTCTTAACAGCAGGTGCGGCCACCGTGCTGCCAAAATATGTACCGGCGTTCGGTTCCTGTACCACAACTAGCACCACTATCTTAGGATCATCAGCCGGAGCAAATGCCACAAAGGAGGATATATACTTGCCGGCTTGGTAAGTCTCAGCCGTACCGGTTTTACCGCCTATCCTGTAACCTTCTATATAGGCTGCTTTACCAGTTCCTTCAGATACCACACTCTCCAATATAGGGCGTAGCGTTTCAGATGTCTGCTCGGATATCACTCGTCTTACTATCTGCGGTTTATTATCTATCACTATATTCCCATCATTATCCTTTACTTGCTTCATCACATGCGGGGTTATAAGCTGCCCGCCATTTACCGCTGCCGATATGGCGGTAACCAATTGTACGGGTGTTACCGATATACCCTGGCCAAAGGATATGGTAGCCAGCTCTACAGGCCCTACGTTATCTTGTTTCTGGAGCAAACCTCGGCCTTCACCGGGCAGATCCAGGCCGGTTTTTTGTCCAAAGCCAAATCGGTTTATATAATCGTAAAAAGTGTTGACACCCATCCTTTCTCCCACTTCCATGAACACAGGGTTACAAGAATTTTGCACACCCTCTACAAACGTCTCGTGGCCGTGCGGATTATATGAGCGCCAGCATTTTATCTTTTGCCCAGCCACTATCTTATAGCCTGGGTCGTAAAATGTATCATCCGGTTTGACTGCTCCCGAATCCAGGCCCGCCGCCGATGTGATTATCTTAAACGTTGAGCCTGGCTCATATATATCTTTGACAGCGGCATTTCGCGTTGCTTCCTCTATATCCTTAGCTGTTTTAAGCTCAGGAGAGGGAAAACCATTGGGGTTAAAATCAGGCTTATTTGTCAAAGCCAAGATTTCACCTGTCTTAGGATCCATAACGACGCCTATGGCCTTTTTAGCCTTGTTATCCGACAATGCCTGCTCGACAGCTTTTTCAGCAAAATGCTGTATTACAGCATCTATAGTCAAATATACATTATCCCCATCTTGCGGTTTGATATACTGCTCAGGACTCATAGGCAGCTCACGGGCCTTGCCGTCTGTCTGAGTAACTATTTTCCCCTCTTTGCCTTTCAAGTATTTATCATATTGGAGCTCCACGCCATCCAATC encodes:
- the murD gene encoding UDP-N-acetylmuramoyl-L-alanine--D-glutamate ligase; this encodes MELKDKRILIIGMALSGIAAAKVLYRHGAHIILNDIKEQCELGDALNQLEGIKAEYAFGAEPDELLERCDMAIVSPGVPFDKPFVKKARSLGIELIGEVELAYRLSNVPIAAITGTNGKTTTTALTGHIFKLAGVNTFVCGNIGMPMISAIEQYGPGDVVVAEISSFQLESIRYFKPHVSAILNITEDHLNRHGTFDNYIAIKSRIFMNQGPDDYVVLNMDNEPCRQLIELPNAHVLPFSRKQELDEGAMVKDNYIICRLNSREDKICRVNDIKIPGKHNLENALASAAIAYAMGIGPDVIAQGLRTFEGVEHRIEFVDEIDGVRFINDSKGTNPDAAVKAIEAVDGPIILIAGGMDKHADFTGFIEAFDSKVKALVLLGETADQIASAARRMGFDNIYKVHSLQEAVEQAWHLSSAGDCILLSPACASWDMFDNFEQRGMVFKEAVRKLRR
- a CDS encoding stage V sporulation protein D translates to MGSISVTARKRLLWLLIIIFILFIALIIRLGWLQIKQGPILQQKAYDQWAREISVSPKRGIIYDRNGRILAQSASAETIIVRPLDIVDPEGTADKLAPIIDMDRDEILKIITDKTKSEKWLKRQVSKEEANAVRQLGLKGIKFTEEAKRYYPNENLASHILGFVGRDGQGLDGVELQYDKYLKGKEGKIVTQTDGKARELPMSPEQYIKPQDGDNVYLTIDAVIQHFAEKAVEQALSDNKAKKAIGVVMDPKTGEILALTNKPDFNPNGFPSPELKTAKDIEEATRNAAVKDIYEPGSTFKIITSAAGLDSGAVKPDDTFYDPGYKIVAGQKIKCWRSYNPHGHETFVEGVQNSCNPVFMEVGERMGVNTFYDYINRFGFGQKTGLDLPGEGRGLLQKQDNVGPVELATISFGQGISVTPVQLVTAISAAVNGGQLITPHVMKQVKDNDGNIVIDNKPQIVRRVISEQTSETLRPILESVVSEGTGKAAYIEGYRIGGKTGTAETYQAGKYISSFVAFAPADDPKIVVLVVVQEPNAGTYFGSTVAAPAVKSIISDTFDYWGIKPNIDGQQPIETITVPDVRNMTLEAASKKLDEAGLTHEIAGEGTIVVDMMPKPGAKVPSNTVIILYTESQQALSETRGNIEVPDLFGLSIREAEEELEKIGLKLEQGKGNGLIIDQRPRAGTKVKEGAEVIVNMTEGD
- the mraY gene encoding phospho-N-acetylmuramoyl-pentapeptide-transferase — protein: MHSDIIYAVIIAFIICLISGPIIIPMLRRWRFGQVVREEGPKTHLAKTGTPTMGGVFMVPAIIIAAFLAAQGNYEMMLVAVLITLGYGLIGFIDDFIKVAMRRSLGLRAYQKLIGQIGIALIFAIYAANNPDIGTAWRIPFSETQWNLGWLFIPITVFVVVGTTNSVNLTDGIDGLAASVTLVVAATFALIYNAFGTIESAQGQAYVAVNMHNMAVYAGAVAGGCLGFLLFNTHPAKVFMGDTGSMALGGAVAAMAVISRSPLFLIIMGGIYVAEAVSVILQVVYFKLTGGKRIFKMTPIHHHFELSGMPEGRVVAFFTMAAIVLNLIAILAF
- a CDS encoding UDP-N-acetylmuramoyl-tripeptide--D-alanyl-D-alanine ligase; translated protein: MKLTVSEVIEATGGQLIAGDKWRIINGVSTDSRTVKPGQLFIALIGERYDGHDFIDNAVTNGASAVMLSKDTADWDIPIIKVEDTLEALKRLAAYYRRMFYLTVVAITGSSGKTTTKEFIYAVLSQKYNVLKNRGNLNNQIGLPLTVFDINPHHQYAVLEMGMSALGEIHDLADIARPHIGVITNIGLSHIEKLGNQQNILRAKLELFDFFGDNDVAVLNGDDPLLCTLHSVLPCRVLYFSTRGKGDIKVLNIRLYKNGYYCYTAVLPDGQREDIYLNIAGFHNVYNSLAAVLVGMEANVPLKQIKAGIESLYDTPQRLRMFQIYPDIQLIDDTYNANPDSMRAAIEVLCDLDSARKIAVLGDMLELGGIAETAHTELGRIVAQKRIDVLVTVGRLAHFIADGAEASGMDAHNIYRFNSNDDAISWLDEHITHGDAILIKGSHGMHMDEIVKYLQEHDEGAKNA
- a CDS encoding UDP-N-acetylmuramoyl-L-alanyl-D-glutamate--2,6-diaminopimelate ligase, with the translated sequence MELIKLLNDIEYYTVNGDVHLDIKNICYDSRKVTPGSLFVAIEGFKTDGHRFIRQAIDNGAVAVVVTRDVPLPDGVSVVKVEDSRLSLAALSRAFYDYPDKQLHLIGVTGTNGKTSVTYMVKSILEQSGRKVGLIGTIQNMIGDVVLHTERTTPESSDLYALFRQMADGGIQDVVMEVSSHSLALNRVAGCRFDIGIFTNLTEDHLDFHSNMDDYFAAKLKLFQNSGLIATNVDDSYGVKLKDMFVSKTVYTYGIEREAHVTASNILSDAKGSTFDIDICGDRRPVIINIPGRFSVYNALAAAAACYAMGVSADDISKGLQALKSVPGRFEVLGTDTDFTVIIDYAHTPDGLENILKSVKDIAKGRVIALFGCGGDRDAAKRPIMGEIGGRYADFCILTSDNPRSEDPMAIIRQIEEGIRKTHCPYIVIENRRQAIKYGLQTARKDDILLLAGKGHETYQILKDKTIHFDEREVVRELLEDEKQ